From the Roseateles sp. XES5 genome, one window contains:
- a CDS encoding nucleobase:cation symporter-2 family protein yields MSDTSSIHPVDEKLPVGKLATLGIQHVLVMYGGAVAVPLIVGRALQLSPQDVAFLISADLFVCGLVTIIQSLGVTRHVGIRLPVMMGVTFASVGPMVSMATMVPGQEGARMIFGAIIGAGFVALLLAPIMGRLLRFFPPVVTGTIILVIGVSLMRVGINWTFGNPFGPTAPKLINPAHTEWLAQIKKLAETGGPAVPDGFAIAPTVSNPIYAEPSHIALSALVLVSILLIARFGRGLISNIAVLSGVVIGCAVAAALGMMHFDRVADAGWFAVVTPLRFGMPIFDPVLIATMTLVMIVVMIESTGMFLALGEITGKKIDQQQLTSGLRVDGIGTMIGGLFNTFPYTSFSQNVGLVGVTGIKTRYVCVAAGVIMIILGLIPKMGALVEAVPTFVLGGAGLVMFGMVAATGVRILSNVDFKTSRNNLFVVAVSVGFGLIPLLAPNYLMWLPHAIHPIIESGIVLASIVAVILNAFFNGLGYDEASAVDAARMADSH; encoded by the coding sequence ATGAGCGACACATCCAGCATACATCCGGTGGACGAGAAGCTGCCAGTCGGCAAGCTCGCGACGCTGGGCATTCAACACGTACTCGTCATGTATGGCGGCGCCGTCGCGGTTCCGCTCATCGTTGGCCGTGCCCTACAGCTCAGCCCGCAGGACGTTGCGTTCCTGATCTCGGCTGACCTTTTCGTCTGCGGCCTTGTCACCATCATCCAGTCGCTCGGCGTCACCCGCCACGTCGGCATCCGCCTGCCCGTCATGATGGGCGTCACCTTTGCCTCGGTCGGCCCGATGGTTTCCATGGCCACCATGGTGCCCGGACAGGAAGGTGCCCGAATGATCTTCGGCGCCATCATAGGGGCCGGCTTCGTGGCCTTGCTGCTTGCCCCCATCATGGGGCGGCTCCTGCGCTTCTTCCCGCCCGTCGTGACCGGCACGATCATCCTCGTCATCGGCGTGTCGCTGATGCGCGTGGGCATCAACTGGACCTTCGGCAATCCGTTCGGTCCGACCGCGCCCAAGCTGATCAACCCGGCCCATACGGAATGGCTGGCCCAGATCAAGAAGCTCGCCGAGACCGGCGGCCCGGCCGTTCCGGATGGCTTCGCCATCGCGCCGACGGTGTCCAACCCGATCTACGCCGAACCCAGCCATATCGCGCTGTCGGCCCTGGTTCTGGTGTCCATCCTGCTCATCGCCCGCTTCGGTCGCGGCCTGATCAGCAACATCGCCGTGCTCAGCGGCGTCGTCATCGGCTGCGCCGTCGCCGCCGCACTCGGCATGATGCATTTCGACCGCGTGGCCGACGCCGGCTGGTTCGCCGTCGTCACCCCGCTGCGCTTCGGGATGCCGATCTTCGACCCGGTCCTGATCGCCACGATGACGCTCGTCATGATCGTCGTCATGATCGAATCCACCGGCATGTTCCTCGCTCTCGGTGAAATCACCGGCAAGAAGATCGACCAGCAGCAGCTCACCTCGGGCCTGCGTGTGGATGGCATCGGCACCATGATCGGTGGCCTGTTCAACACGTTCCCCTATACGAGCTTCTCGCAGAACGTCGGCCTCGTCGGCGTCACCGGCATCAAGACCCGCTATGTCTGCGTCGCAGCCGGCGTGATCATGATCATCCTCGGCCTCATCCCGAAGATGGGCGCCCTGGTGGAAGCGGTGCCGACCTTCGTGCTCGGCGGTGCAGGTCTCGTCATGTTCGGCATGGTCGCCGCAACGGGCGTGCGCATCCTGTCCAACGTGGACTTCAAGACCTCGCGCAACAACCTCTTCGTGGTTGCCGTGTCGGTCGGCTTCGGCCTGATCCCGCTGCTCGCCCCGAACTACCTGATGTGGCTACCGCATGCGATCCACCCGATCATCGAATCGGGCATCGTTCTCGCCTCGATCGTCGCCGTCATCCTCAATGCCTTCTTCAATGGCCTGGGTTATGACGAAGCATCCGCGGTCGACGCAGCCCGCATGGCCGACAGCCACTGA
- a CDS encoding tetratricopeptide repeat protein encodes MPRKQTENPKEAEALAFAQKAIEAGVDGHHAEAVKHWRAASDYADSHLSGADIDHWIKSGLGAALYDSGAYREGIAVSMKALDWCASHKHPLPAITLARSYRRLGDHAAAQTYLDQARFLAGDPNLEIWEED; translated from the coding sequence ATGCCCCGAAAACAAACGGAAAATCCGAAAGAAGCCGAAGCGCTGGCTTTTGCACAGAAGGCAATAGAGGCCGGCGTCGACGGGCACCATGCCGAGGCGGTCAAGCATTGGCGGGCCGCATCGGACTATGCGGATTCGCATCTTTCCGGCGCCGATATCGACCACTGGATCAAGAGCGGTCTCGGCGCTGCCCTCTACGATAGCGGCGCCTATCGGGAGGGTATTGCCGTCTCGATGAAGGCGCTCGACTGGTGCGCATCCCACAAGCATCCTCTGCCGGCGATCACCCTTGCGCGAAGCTACCGGCGGCTCGGCGATCATGCTGCGGCGCAAACCTATCTCGATCAGGCCCGTTTCCTTGCAGGCGACCCGAATCTCGAAATCTGGGAAGAGGATTGA
- the hisN gene encoding histidinol-phosphatase: protein MLPDRAFFDLLADAARKETLPRFRVGADVVNKEAAGFDPVTEGDRAAEAAIRALIEQHFPDHGILGEEHGSVGLDREYVWVIDPIDGTRAFISGVPVWGTLIGLYRNGDAIMGLVDQPFTGERYFADGKASHYAGPDGSKVLSTRACNSLSDAIMFTTSPHLFTESRKTRFESVQDKVRLFRYGVDCYAYALLAAGHIDLVVECGLKPYDVGGLIPVIEQAGGIITAWDGGPAEMGGEIIAAGSRKVYDEAMALLRA from the coding sequence ATGCTGCCAGACCGCGCCTTCTTCGACCTCCTTGCCGATGCGGCCAGGAAGGAAACCCTGCCGCGCTTCCGCGTCGGGGCTGATGTCGTCAACAAGGAGGCCGCCGGTTTCGATCCGGTGACCGAGGGCGACCGTGCCGCGGAAGCGGCCATCCGGGCGCTCATCGAGCAGCATTTCCCCGATCACGGTATTCTCGGCGAGGAGCACGGCTCCGTCGGTCTCGACCGCGAATATGTCTGGGTGATCGACCCCATCGACGGCACGCGCGCCTTCATTTCGGGCGTGCCGGTCTGGGGTACGCTGATCGGCCTCTATCGCAATGGCGATGCGATCATGGGCCTCGTCGACCAGCCCTTTACCGGCGAACGCTACTTCGCCGATGGCAAGGCTTCGCACTATGCCGGTCCCGATGGCAGCAAGGTGCTTTCGACGCGCGCCTGCAACAGCCTGTCCGACGCCATCATGTTCACCACGTCGCCGCATCTCTTCACCGAGAGCCGCAAGACCCGTTTCGAGTCGGTGCAGGACAAGGTGCGGCTCTTCCGCTACGGCGTCGATTGTTATGCCTATGCGCTGCTGGCGGCGGGTCATATCGACCTTGTCGTCGAATGCGGGCTGAAGCCCTACGATGTGGGCGGCCTCATTCCGGTCATCGAACAGGCGGGCGGCATCATCACCGCCTGGGATGGCGGGCCGGCGGAAATGGGCGGCGAGATCATCGCGGCCGGCAGCCGCAAGGTCTATGACGAGGCGATGGCGCTGCTCCGGGCGTAA
- a CDS encoding Hsp20 family protein, with amino-acid sequence MLDSLGQPDQAQSYPPYNIERTGENTYRITMAVAGFDESELSIEAREHALTVKGEKKDDAAEESQYLYRGIAKRAFERRFQLADHVEVRAASLKNGLLHIDLLREIPEAAKPRRIEIAAIGREATQIEAQTN; translated from the coding sequence ATGCTCGACAGCCTCGGCCAGCCTGATCAGGCTCAGAGCTATCCGCCCTACAACATCGAGCGCACCGGCGAAAACACCTATCGCATCACCATGGCGGTGGCTGGTTTCGACGAAAGCGAACTGTCGATCGAGGCGCGTGAACATGCGCTGACCGTCAAGGGCGAGAAGAAGGACGATGCTGCCGAAGAAAGCCAGTATCTCTATCGCGGCATTGCCAAGCGCGCCTTCGAGCGCCGCTTCCAGCTCGCCGATCATGTGGAAGTGCGCGCCGCTTCGCTGAAGAACGGCCTTCTCCACATCGATCTGCTTCGCGAGATCCCGGAAGCCGCCAAGCCCCGTCGTATCGAGATCGCCGCTATCGGCCGCGAAGCCACGCAGATCGAAGCGCAGACCAACTGA
- the cpdR1 gene encoding response regulator CpdR1: MTPKILLAEDDNDMRRFLVKALEKAGYQVLSYDNGASAYDRLREEPFSLLLTDIVMPEMDGIELARRATELDPDLKVMFITGFAAVALNPDSKAPKDAKVLSKPFHLRDLVEEVNKMLAA; the protein is encoded by the coding sequence ATGACACCCAAGATTCTCCTCGCCGAAGACGACAACGACATGCGCCGCTTCCTGGTGAAGGCGCTCGAAAAGGCGGGCTACCAGGTGCTGTCTTACGACAACGGCGCCAGCGCCTATGACCGGCTTCGCGAAGAACCCTTCTCGCTCCTGCTCACCGACATCGTGATGCCGGAGATGGACGGCATCGAGCTGGCGCGTCGCGCCACCGAGCTCGATCCTGACCTCAAGGTGATGTTCATCACCGGCTTTGCGGCCGTCGCGCTCAACCCGGATTCCAAGGCCCCGAAGGACGCCAAGGTCCTCTCCAAGCCGTTCCACCTGCGCGACCTCGTCGAAGAGGTCAACAAGATGCTGGCCGCCTAA
- a CDS encoding N-formylglutamate amidohydrolase: MAGASSENSHFEVLEPVSQSVPLVFNSPHSGRRYPQDFLDRSRLDSLGIRRSEDHYVDQLFSVAPALGAPMLVAHFPRAWLDVNREPYELDPRMFDGPLPSFANTGSIRVAGGLGTIPRVVAENMEIYRHRFSVEEALERVETVYKPYHACLRRLVVRTHVAFGFAVLIDCHSMPGNIRVSGTGVKPDFIIGDRYGTSASGELSRVAMRLLEDMGFSVVRNKPYAGGFITEHYGRPAKGLHALQIEVNRGLYVDETTLAKRSDFAVLQTAISAFLQDFCEHVEAFAADRALAAE, from the coding sequence ATGGCGGGAGCCTCAAGCGAAAACAGCCACTTTGAAGTGCTGGAGCCGGTTTCGCAGAGCGTGCCCCTCGTCTTCAATTCGCCCCATAGCGGGCGTCGTTATCCACAGGACTTCCTCGATCGCTCGCGCCTCGATTCGCTCGGCATCCGCCGTTCGGAAGACCATTATGTCGACCAGCTCTTCTCCGTGGCGCCGGCGCTTGGCGCGCCCATGCTTGTCGCGCATTTCCCGCGCGCCTGGCTTGATGTCAACCGCGAGCCATACGAACTCGATCCGCGCATGTTCGACGGCCCATTGCCGTCCTTCGCCAATACCGGCTCGATCCGCGTCGCGGGCGGGCTCGGCACCATTCCCCGCGTCGTTGCGGAAAACATGGAAATCTACCGCCATCGCTTTTCCGTGGAAGAAGCGCTGGAGCGGGTGGAGACGGTCTACAAGCCCTATCATGCGTGCCTGCGCCGCCTTGTGGTGCGCACCCATGTCGCCTTCGGCTTTGCGGTGCTGATCGACTGCCATTCCATGCCGGGCAATATTCGCGTGTCGGGAACGGGCGTGAAGCCGGATTTCATCATCGGCGACCGCTATGGCACCAGCGCCTCCGGAGAACTTTCCCGCGTGGCGATGCGGCTTCTCGAGGACATGGGCTTTTCGGTGGTGCGCAACAAGCCTTACGCGGGCGGTTTCATCACCGAACACTACGGCCGGCCGGCCAAGGGGCTGCATGCCCTGCAGATCGAGGTCAATCGCGGCCTCTATGTGGATGAAACGACGCTGGCCAAACGGTCCGACTTCGCGGTGCTGCAGACGGCGATTTCCGCCTTCCTGCAGGACTTCTGCGAGCATGTCGAGGCGTTTGCCGCCGACCGGGCGCTGGCTGCGGAATAG
- a CDS encoding alpha/beta fold hydrolase, producing MDSILYATADNPIPENHFAGFLEGRGGVKIRYAVFRSKEREAKGTVVLLQGRSECIEKYFETIEDLTARGLWVATFDWRGQAGSGRLIDGSRAGHVARFADYEADLSLFLEKIVLPDARLPFFLVAHSTGALVALSQAPELENRIERMVLTAPFIALGGQSMSQSKIAVIARLASLTGFGKRTFRKGEPSFDFARNVVSSDTRRFARNAAIYAEHPALSIGWPSARWLNETLGAMRRVTHQDHLTRIRIPTLLLCPTADVLVPRKAVGDLARIFRAARLIEIDGARHELFQEADRYRAQALAAIDAFIPGSDAEETSLGA from the coding sequence ATGGATTCCATCCTCTACGCCACTGCCGACAATCCCATCCCGGAAAACCACTTTGCCGGTTTCCTGGAGGGCCGTGGCGGCGTGAAGATCCGCTATGCCGTGTTCCGCTCGAAGGAGCGCGAGGCCAAGGGTACAGTCGTGCTGCTGCAGGGCCGCAGCGAATGCATCGAAAAATATTTCGAGACGATCGAGGACCTGACAGCCCGCGGCCTCTGGGTCGCCACCTTCGACTGGCGTGGGCAAGCCGGCTCCGGTCGCCTCATCGACGGCAGCCGCGCCGGCCATGTCGCCCGCTTTGCCGACTACGAGGCCGATCTTTCCCTGTTCCTGGAAAAGATCGTGCTGCCGGATGCGCGCCTGCCCTTCTTCCTCGTCGCCCATTCGACGGGCGCGCTCGTCGCGCTTTCCCAGGCGCCGGAACTGGAGAACCGCATCGAGCGCATGGTGCTCACCGCGCCCTTCATCGCCCTTGGCGGCCAATCGATGAGCCAGAGCAAGATCGCCGTCATCGCCCGCCTCGCCTCGCTCACCGGCTTCGGCAAGCGCACCTTCCGAAAAGGCGAGCCGTCGTTCGATTTCGCGCGCAATGTCGTCAGTTCCGACACGCGGCGCTTTGCCCGCAACGCCGCCATCTATGCCGAGCATCCAGCGCTTTCCATCGGCTGGCCGAGCGCGCGCTGGCTCAACGAAACGCTGGGCGCCATGCGGCGCGTGACGCATCAGGACCACCTGACACGCATCCGCATCCCCACGCTTCTGCTTTGCCCGACGGCGGATGTGCTCGTGCCGCGCAAGGCCGTCGGCGACCTTGCCCGCATCTTCCGCGCCGCCCGTCTCATCGAGATCGACGGCGCGCGCCATGAGCTTTTCCAGGAAGCGGATCGTTATCGCGCGCAGGCGCTCGCCGCCATCGACGCCTTCATTCCGGGCAGCGACGCCGAGGAAACCAGCCTCGGCGCCTGA
- a CDS encoding low specificity L-threonine aldolase, with the protein MFFASDNWAGAHPDIARSLVEAADGFASAYGTSDLDKRVEKIFSEIFEREVAVFFVGTGTAANSLALASFNRPGGQVFCHREAHVNMDECNAPEFFATGSKLVPIDGSAGKMTPDALAASIGRFPPDFVHGGQPMAVTITQATEAGTAYTLDEIAALSDVTKKAGLPLHMDGARFANALVHLDATPADMTWRRGVDILSFGGTKNGCWCAEALVLFDPAKARQMHYLRKRSAQLFSKSRFIAAQFDAYFRDGLWLNLARHSNAMANRLAQGFAASGKARLAWPSGSNELFAILRNDAAATLRAKGATFYDWHPGPDLKAGMREDETLIRLVTSFATREADVDGFLSAL; encoded by the coding sequence ATGTTTTTCGCTTCCGACAACTGGGCAGGCGCCCATCCCGACATCGCCCGGAGCCTCGTGGAGGCTGCCGATGGCTTCGCGTCCGCCTACGGCACCAGCGACCTCGACAAGCGTGTGGAAAAGATATTCAGCGAGATTTTCGAGCGCGAGGTCGCCGTCTTCTTCGTCGGCACGGGCACAGCCGCAAATTCCCTGGCGCTCGCCAGTTTCAACCGGCCGGGCGGGCAGGTCTTCTGCCACCGCGAGGCCCATGTGAACATGGACGAATGCAACGCACCGGAATTCTTCGCAACCGGCTCCAAGCTCGTACCGATCGACGGCTCCGCCGGCAAGATGACGCCCGATGCCCTTGCCGCCAGCATCGGCCGATTCCCGCCGGATTTCGTGCATGGCGGCCAGCCCATGGCCGTCACCATCACCCAGGCGACCGAAGCCGGCACAGCCTATACGCTCGATGAGATCGCCGCTCTTTCCGACGTCACGAAAAAGGCTGGCCTGCCGCTGCATATGGACGGCGCGCGTTTTGCCAACGCTCTCGTCCATCTCGACGCGACGCCAGCCGACATGACCTGGAGACGCGGCGTCGATATCCTCTCCTTCGGCGGCACGAAGAACGGCTGCTGGTGCGCCGAAGCGCTCGTCCTGTTCGATCCGGCCAAGGCACGGCAGATGCATTACCTGCGCAAGCGCTCTGCCCAGCTCTTCTCCAAATCCCGCTTCATCGCCGCCCAGTTCGATGCCTATTTCCGCGACGGCCTCTGGCTGAACCTCGCCCGTCACTCCAACGCCATGGCGAACCGCCTCGCCCAGGGCTTCGCCGCCTCCGGCAAGGCCCGCCTCGCCTGGCCGAGCGGCTCGAACGAACTCTTCGCCATCCTGCGCAACGACGCAGCCGCGACGTTGCGCGCGAAGGGCGCCACCTTCTACGACTGGCATCCCGGCCCGGATTTGAAGGCGGGCATGCGGGAAGACGAAACCCTGATCCGCCTCGTCACCAGCTTTGCGACGCGCGAAGCGGATGTGGATGGTTTCCTCTCGGCGCTCTGA
- a CDS encoding GFA family protein has translation MTHAQCACGTLRLTPTAPPQLAALCHCLACQRRTGAPFSANAFYAIGCVEITGPATEFVRVAESGRRVRQYFCPTCGSTLYWKADASPSWIGVAVGAFADPAFPAPTLSVFEQSKHGWVRLDGSVEHFSALPAD, from the coding sequence ATGACCCATGCCCAATGCGCCTGCGGCACCCTGAGACTGACACCGACCGCGCCGCCGCAACTGGCGGCGCTCTGCCATTGCCTCGCGTGCCAGCGGCGGACGGGCGCGCCATTCAGCGCCAATGCGTTCTATGCGATCGGCTGCGTCGAAATCACCGGACCGGCGACGGAGTTCGTTCGGGTCGCCGAAAGCGGCCGCAGGGTCCGCCAGTATTTTTGCCCGACATGCGGTTCGACCCTCTATTGGAAGGCCGACGCCTCGCCGTCCTGGATCGGGGTAGCGGTCGGCGCATTCGCCGACCCGGCCTTCCCGGCGCCCACACTGTCCGTCTTCGAACAATCGAAACATGGCTGGGTGCGGCTTGACGGGAGCGTGGAGCATTTCTCCGCTCTTCCCGCCGATTAG